A stretch of Chloracidobacterium sp. DNA encodes these proteins:
- a CDS encoding efflux RND transporter permease subunit, which yields MYSTPGFRHHADYGDYCRRFFGYTTLGVDQFPNVDFPVVTVVVANPGASAADIERDITEKVEAAVKAISGVKEIRSSSVEGISQVNIQFSLNKDFDVAAQEVRDKVNLVIPELPRTIEPPTVQKFETNAAPVIRLAVASPCPLVETTRIARRSVKEQLETLDGVGRVSLLGGARREIRVMLDPLRLRAYALTPAEIASAVQRRNQDAPAGTLEQGARVTALRTPGKLNDAASLYQLPIAYRNADPIYLSDVAQIEDAAQSPRTITALDGRSAVIVQVSKRAGGNAVALAALKLADIRANLPPDVTLTEVGDKPVFCRSDC from the coding sequence TTGTATTCAACGCCCGGTTTTCGCCACCATGCTGATTATGGCGATTACTGTCGCCGGTTTTTTGGCTATACGACGCTGGGTGTAGACCAATTTCCCAATGTTGATTTTCCGGTAGTCACGGTTGTGGTCGCCAATCCCGGCGCTTCGGCAGCGGACATCGAGCGCGACATTACCGAAAAAGTTGAGGCGGCGGTTAAAGCCATCAGCGGCGTCAAGGAAATCCGCTCCTCGTCGGTGGAAGGCATTTCGCAGGTCAACATTCAGTTTTCGCTCAACAAAGACTTTGACGTTGCCGCGCAAGAAGTCAGGGACAAAGTCAACCTCGTCATCCCGGAGCTGCCCCGAACCATCGAGCCGCCGACCGTCCAGAAGTTTGAAACCAACGCCGCGCCGGTCATTCGGTTGGCGGTGGCATCGCCGTGCCCGCTCGTTGAAACGACGCGCATCGCGCGTCGCAGCGTCAAGGAACAACTTGAGACGCTTGACGGCGTCGGGCGAGTCTCGCTGCTGGGGGGCGCGCGGCGCGAAATCCGCGTCATGCTTGACCCGCTGCGCCTGCGGGCGTACGCGCTGACGCCGGCTGAAATCGCGTCCGCCGTCCAGCGCCGGAATCAGGACGCCCCCGCCGGAACACTGGAGCAGGGCGCGCGCGTGACCGCGCTCCGCACGCCGGGCAAGCTGAACGACGCCGCCTCACTGTACCAACTGCCAATCGCCTACCGTAACGCCGATCCTATCTACCTGAGCGACGTAGCGCAAATCGAAGACGCCGCACAGTCGCCTCGGACCATCACTGCGCTGGATGGGCGTTCGGCGGTCATCGTGCAGGTGTCAAAGCGCGCCGGCGGCAACGCCGTGGCGCTGGCGGCGCTAAAACTAGCCGACATTCGCGCGAACCTGCCGCCGGATGTAACCCTGACCGAGGTCGGCGACAAGCCAGTTTTTTGCAGAAGCGACTGTTGA